A stretch of the Janthinobacterium sp. B9-8 genome encodes the following:
- a CDS encoding pyridoxal-phosphate dependent enzyme, which translates to MSSASILSLIGNTPIVEITQLDTGLCRLFIKLENQNPGGSIKDRVALSMIEAAEQNGQLKPGGTIVEATAGNTGLGLALVAGRKGYRTVLVVPDKMSREKVLNLQALGAEVILTRSDVGKGHPDYYQDKARRVAQSIPGAFYIDQFTNPANPAAHEKTTGPEIWRQLDEKVDAVVVGVGSSGTLTGLSRFFAKASPQTEFVLADPVGSILADYVETGAFGTAGSWLVEGIGEDFVPPQFEGGAIKRSYRISDKESFETGRALLQAEGLFAGASSGTLLAAALRYCREQTTPKRVVTFIGDSGNKYLSKMYNDHWMIDQGMIEHAKAGNLADLISRPHASGATLIADPDESLSQAWQRMRSNDVSQMPVLENGEIVGIIDEWDLLLSVHGEPQQFAMPVRAAMSSNVKTLAPDTSLRDLLQVFNDDKIAVIADKKRFYGLITQSDLLAFWRKKFVSEAALSPAAH; encoded by the coding sequence CAGGCTTGTGCCGGCTGTTTATTAAGCTGGAAAACCAGAATCCGGGTGGCTCGATTAAAGATCGGGTTGCATTGTCGATGATTGAAGCGGCCGAGCAAAACGGGCAGCTTAAGCCCGGCGGCACGATTGTTGAAGCGACTGCGGGTAATACCGGCCTGGGGCTTGCTTTGGTGGCGGGGCGCAAGGGCTATCGCACTGTATTGGTGGTGCCCGATAAAATGAGCCGCGAAAAAGTACTGAACTTGCAGGCGCTGGGGGCAGAAGTGATTCTGACCCGCTCTGATGTGGGCAAGGGCCACCCTGATTATTATCAGGATAAAGCTCGCCGCGTGGCGCAATCGATTCCAGGCGCGTTTTACATCGATCAGTTTACTAATCCGGCCAACCCCGCCGCGCATGAAAAAACCACAGGGCCAGAAATATGGCGGCAGCTTGATGAAAAAGTGGATGCGGTAGTGGTGGGCGTTGGCTCTAGTGGCACATTAACTGGGCTATCGCGTTTTTTTGCCAAAGCCTCCCCGCAAACTGAGTTTGTGCTGGCCGATCCAGTTGGCTCGATTCTGGCGGATTATGTAGAAACCGGCGCATTTGGCACGGCAGGCAGCTGGCTGGTGGAAGGGATTGGCGAAGACTTTGTCCCGCCACAATTTGAAGGTGGCGCAATTAAACGCAGCTACCGGATCAGCGATAAAGAAAGCTTTGAAACCGGCCGCGCCCTGCTGCAGGCCGAAGGCTTATTTGCCGGAGCATCTTCCGGCACGCTGCTGGCTGCTGCGCTACGTTATTGCCGCGAGCAAACCACGCCTAAACGCGTGGTGACATTTATTGGTGACAGTGGCAATAAATACTTAAGCAAAATGTATAATGATCACTGGATGATCGATCAGGGCATGATTGAGCACGCTAAAGCGGGCAATCTGGCCGATCTGATCAGCCGCCCGCACGCCAGCGGTGCCACACTGATTGCCGACCCTGACGAGTCGCTTTCCCAAGCTTGGCAGCGCATGCGCAGCAACGATGTATCGCAAATGCCGGTGCTGGAGAACGGCGAAATCGTTGGCATTATCGACGAATGGGATTTGTTATTGTCAGTGCACGGCGAGCCACAGCAATTTGCCATGCCGGTGCGCGCCGCCATGAGCAGCAATGTTAAAACCTTGGCTCCTGATACGTCCTTACGTGACCTATTGCAAGTGTTTAATGACGACAAAATCGCTGTGATTGCTGATAAAAAACGCTTTTATGGCCTGATTACCCAAAGCGATTTACTGGCCTTCTGGCGCAAGAAGTTTGTGAGTGAAGCTGCTTTAAGCCCAGCTGCACATTGA
- a CDS encoding trans-sulfuration enzyme family protein — MSTFETLAVISGLHRDPLGAINTPIYASSTFRQPSPGQPDQYEYSRSSNPTRDAFEVAIAALEGGTRGYAFASGMAAITTVLELLPVNSHLVAVDDLYGGSGRLFEKVKQRTAGLTVTYVPTGDLEALQAAIKPETKMIWIETPSNPLNRLSDLSAIVAIAKAHSLLTVADNTFASPALQRPLEHGVDIVLHSATKYLNGHSDVIAGAVVVGENSELAEQLGFLQNAIGAVLDPFQSFLALRGIRTLAIRMERHNHNALRIAQWLEQHPRVERVLYPYLESHPQYALAKAQMAGGGGVVSFYLKGDDADVHQVLTHTKLFTLAESLGGVESLISQPVRMTHASVPAERRAKLGISDNLIRLSVGIEGLEDLLADLEQALAA; from the coding sequence ATGAGCACATTTGAAACGCTTGCTGTCATCAGCGGCCTGCATCGCGATCCACTGGGTGCAATCAATACCCCGATTTACGCCTCGTCCACTTTCCGTCAGCCATCCCCCGGTCAGCCGGATCAGTATGAATATTCGCGCTCCAGTAATCCAACGCGCGATGCTTTTGAAGTAGCGATTGCCGCTTTAGAAGGCGGCACGCGTGGCTATGCTTTTGCATCAGGGATGGCCGCCATTACTACGGTATTAGAGCTGTTGCCGGTAAATAGCCACTTAGTGGCGGTAGATGATTTATATGGTGGCAGCGGGCGTTTATTTGAAAAAGTAAAACAGCGTACCGCAGGCTTAACAGTCACTTATGTGCCGACTGGCGATCTGGAAGCGCTGCAAGCGGCCATCAAGCCAGAAACTAAAATGATCTGGATTGAAACGCCGTCCAATCCGCTGAATCGCCTGAGTGATTTAAGCGCCATTGTGGCGATTGCCAAGGCGCACAGCCTGCTTACCGTGGCCGACAATACTTTCGCTTCGCCTGCTTTGCAGCGGCCGCTGGAGCATGGTGTTGATATCGTGCTGCATTCGGCAACCAAATATTTAAATGGTCATTCTGACGTGATCGCCGGTGCGGTGGTGGTGGGAGAGAACAGCGAGCTAGCCGAGCAGCTGGGCTTTTTGCAAAATGCCATCGGCGCGGTGCTCGACCCATTTCAAAGCTTTTTAGCGCTGCGAGGCATACGCACGCTGGCGATCCGTATGGAGCGGCATAATCACAATGCCCTGCGCATTGCTCAGTGGCTGGAGCAGCATCCGCGCGTTGAGCGCGTTTTATACCCTTACCTAGAAAGCCATCCGCAATATGCACTGGCCAAAGCGCAAATGGCAGGCGGTGGTGGGGTGGTGTCGTTTTATCTGAAAGGGGATGACGCCGATGTGCATCAAGTGCTGACGCATACCAAGTTATTTACCCTGGCAGAAAGCCTAGGCGGTGTAGAAAGCCTGATCAGCCAGCCTGTGCGAATGACGCATGCTTCGGTGCCGGCAGAGCGCCGCGCTAAATTAGGAATTAGCGATAATTTGATTCGCCTGTCAGTGGGGATTGAAGGCCTTGAAGATTTGCTTGCTGATTTAGAACAAGCGTTGGCGGCTTAG